A segment of the Salminus brasiliensis chromosome 5, fSalBra1.hap2, whole genome shotgun sequence genome:
gacatagcttgtccagtccctgtcgagaagtactgccaaaagaataggactctggagcagataaacctaaagatgaacctattggcaccattctgccttatgccaggcgtaggctagaggggctTAAAGCCCACCAGtactgagctatggagcagtgaaactgtttTTCTCGAATGAGGGTGTTTCATTCAGTAGTTAGGGATGAAGAGTTGAggcggtgatcatcatccaacatcctgacctccctaatgctcttgccgctgaatgcaaatgccaaatcctcacagcagtactcctcctccaaaataataataataataagccttcttccctggacagtagagacagtccatcaaaagcaggagaaattcttttttttaatacctcttgatttaggaagaaacggtaaatgagcaggtgtcccaatacttttgtccatttagagtAGTCCCTACACTGCAGACATCTAGATAGCTTTGCTGTTTTGTGAAAACACACCTCACTGCTACAGGTTGTGGAAACTGTTATAGAGGTGTCGTAAACAGAGATACTAACATAGCCAGTTCCCGATCCGTTACAATATCAGGAGTATTCCTGGATCGGGGGGTGAGCAACGGGGGCCAGAGACCAGCACAGCTGGCTGGTTTCCCTGCTCTGACAGACCGAACCAGGTGTGCTTGAGAAGGACATCACTGGACAATAAACCTAGACTGTTTTCACATACAGTGACAATTGATAAGATTATACTGGGATAGATTGGAacagtgaaagtgtgtgtgtgtgtgtgtgtgtgtgtgtgtgtgtgtgtgtgtgtgtgtgttaataattCCCTATGTTCTGTATGTTCCAGGGAGGCAATATCAGTGGTGTGTGAGGCAGTGCCAGGTGCCAAAGGAGCTCAACGCAGGAGGAAGGTATTCAGCACTAAACTGATATTCACTCAGCATTTAATCACCATCCACTTCACCCCACTGTGCTGATCCAGCAGCCACAGCGTGCATCATCCGTGTGTGGGACTAGAGCAGCGCATGCTGGAATCCCATAGCACAGCCCGTTCAGGACCACCCACAGACTCAGGCATGCGTTACTGCTGATTCACAGTATCCTCACTTAAGCCCGGGCGATACAACACTACTAATAATGACGCGAGGTATCTAGGGCTTGCAAGTGACGTCACAGGTGGCAACCACGCCTACTGTGTTGCAAAAAGACAGACTGAGTGGCAGCGCAGTGTGAATGCCGCTAAAACACCAAAGCGGGAACGATCTGCTGTGCGATTGACTGTACAGACCGATTCAGCAGGAAGCTTtccttttacagactgctgaaagctcCAGAGAAGAGTAGCTAAAGAAATCCAGGCACCGAAACCTGAGAGAacctcacaaaaaaaaaaaaaaacaagcctatCGTAGATGtgagtttagcgacatgctaaattcaattaaaaggcagagcctgaaaacagtcctATGAGCAGTCACtagactctgtgctctcagatatgaggctttatcctctaaacaggtgtgatttgagcctccgTTAGCTTGCTAGAAAAAAGGTGGACGGAGTCTATCCATTCACGCGCTACAGCACAAATCCCAGGACCGTTAACAGGGTTAGCTAGTGAGCTGTTTTTAGTGAGAATAAGAGATCTCCATGAGATTTATGGGAAAGTACTGGATTATATTCAGCTAACTCTGAGGTATGaggttttatcctctaaacaggtgtggtTTGAGCCTCAGTTCGCTGGACGGTCCTGGCTACtcataccacagcaaccccaCCAGCCCAAAACCAGCTACCCACTTCTTTCCGAACTACCTACTAGCCCAtattttggccaaaagtttgtggacccAGCTCTATTGGCCAAACCTAATGTATGAGCTTTTGGACCAACCATCTTTTGAGGGGtgaaagttttggcaccccacattttaCCATCTTAGCAACTGACAGCTATactatagcaactacctgggataccactaTAACCAGTGAGAACCACTTTACTGCGCAaccattttagagatatttgccacatcattttatttagaaaatcaacacattcactgtacactgtgacggggtggtaaacgTCATCCTGAAATGGCCACAGTTCTTCCTGTGGTCAGGTTTCTGTGCTCGGACCTGTGTCTGGCCTTTACTGGGCAGGTTTGGCAGTTCGGCCATGAAAGGCCGATTTATAGTACCTGTTTTTCTCCCCACTGTTTGGAGTTTGCTCTGGGGGCATGTTTATTTGTGCACATGCATTTATAGCACTGTCCTCCCTATATTTTTGTGCGTGCAAATAAGGTCAGTTTGACCaagaagaatgtgtgtgtgtgtgtgtgtgtgtgtgtgtgtgtgtgtgtgtgtgtgagagaatgtgATCTAGGCAGTCTTTGCAGctgttctttgtctttgtttctttctgtCTTCCTGTATTTGTATGAGAGTCATTCTGCAAAACCGGTGCCATTTCCACATTGAACGAGTAGAGCTACTGAACAGCTAACCATCGTATCTTGCTGCTGATAAGTGAACATGGTCATGCAGTGAATGATGGTCatgaaaaattattaaaattattgtGTTTCTCTTTAGGAAACTgtattttcacatattttatgTCAAGAAGGCTCTCGAATTAATAGCTCCAAGCATGGGAAACACACTTCGGCACATTTGTGGCCTTAATGCATCTCCTTAAACACGAACGGCACCATTTTTGTAGATTGGCTTGTGTGTTTGGCACCATTTATTTGCAGTCTGTAAGGAACTGGGTATgttgtatgtctctctctctctcattgttttctctctctccctctccagccCTCTTCCCGTTGTCTCTCCTCTATCTTGGGAAAGAGTAACCTTCAGTTTGCTGGAATGACAATCAGCCTCACTGTGTCAACTAGCAGCCTAAACCTTCTGGCGACCGACTGCAAACAGGTGAGACCCTCATACAAATACTGCAGAAGCTACAGCTGGGTCCAAGCGTTGGGTTTGAGGTTCGAGTCCCACAGCCGATCAGGAGCCAGTTATAGTGTAGCGTATAGTGAGTTTAGCAAGTGCTGAGATAAGCATTACTCAGTCTAACATTAAAGCTGCGTAGAGCAACTAAATATTTATACCCCCCCACACTGAGCAGGTGGCAGAGCTAAAGTGTTGAATAAACCCCCACATGaacccttattattattattatcattattattattattatccttttattttaaatgtttcaagggtgtgtgtgtgtgtgtgtgtgtgtatatatgtatatatgtatatatatatatatatatatatatatatatgtatatgtatatgtatatgtgtgtgtgtgtgtgtgtgtgtgtgtgtatatatatatatatatatatatatatatatatatatatatatatatatatatatatacatatatatatatatatatatatatatatatatatatatatatatatgagagccACAAGGTGGGTTTGCTGTGGGTCACGCCCCACCTTAATTGTGTGTTTAGCGCCATGCTAAGATGGATAATAaggcagagcaagcaaacctggatgagccagtctactaaatgagcctgaaaacagtcctAAGACCATTCCCTCGATATGAGGTGGTGTTTAGCCCGCTTGCTAACTCATCTGAGCCTAGCTAGCCGGCTCCaaatccaaacacagcagaatcAACAGTCTCTCATTTagcctttctgttcctcccagcACCAGTCGTTCGGCTTCACTTTCTTAGACAGTCTTTTTATGGTCAACACTTGTGtcggtagctcagcagttagcagtcaacaacagctgcactgggctgtctAATACtcaaaggctagcttagcgagtggctacagatccaaaacctaCCAACCGCAATCGCTTGGTCATTAGTCACCGGACACCCAACTTTagcctgctaactaagctaattcTAAGGAGCTTCTCATTCCTGATACCGCGGTAGTATTTTCTGACCGTATAACGTAATGTAAAATGTTGATATCGTCCAACGCCAGCATTGCCAATGGTGCAAAGATGCTGTAAGACAATTAGTCAAAATACTAATTGGACGCTtaagtggttctttgcctgCTAACAGTCCCACAACTGCTCTGGAGCCAGTTGCACCAGCTGGGCAAACGTTCAAATGTAGGCTAGTTATAGTGTAAGAGTTCGCTACCAGTAAAATCACAGGACTTTGCATGAATATGACAATAGtgcatagtgcagtagcagcgttccagcCCGGAGAGGGAATGACCGATTCcccattacagtcagtggagcatcgcaCATGACTCGTAAGCTGCTATTAGTCAAGGTAAGACGGTCAGCTCAACCCGCTCGGAGGAGGACACTAATCGCTGGGctgcactggctagcatcacacCTGAGTGATGGGGGGTAGATGGAGGGCCAAGATCCTGAGCTGATAATTCCCGTCTCCACTCTCCCCTCTCATGTTGTTgttctttctgtttgtttgttcatgTTCCATCTCTCCCCATGTTCTCCCTCTCCATctgtgtcttcatctttttctttccCTGCAGATTATTGCCAACCATCACATGCAGTCCATCTCCTTCGCATCGGGAGGAGATCCAGTGAGTCCCATGTCCCTCGTTCTtgtcctttctctttctccctttcatCTCCCTTTCCATCTTTGCTCTCTCTAATCACCCGCTCTGCTGTATCTCCTGGCCCCGTCTTATGAACTTACCTTTCTCCTtgtagcttctctctctctcctagtgAATAGATCGTGCCTGGAAGactcctttctttcttctctttcctttcaCTCTTGCTTTCCCTTCTGACTTTGACTCTTTCAATGTCTCCAGTGTTCCCATATGTTGacccctctcctcttttcccctCTTCCTCCTGCCtgttcctctctttctcacactcctCTTACAGGATACAGCAGAATATGTAGCCTACGTAGCCAAAGACCCGGTCAACCAGAGAGGTAAGACACACAGTACATAAGACATGCAGTATACGAGACCAGTATGTACACACAGTAAATAAGACCAGTATATACATCCAGTATATAAGATCAGTTCATACACACAGTAAATAAGATCAGTGACATCCAGCAAATAAGACCAGTATATACATCCAGCATATAAGATCAGTTCATACACACAGTAAATAAGATCAGTGACATCCAGCAAATAAGACCAGTATATACATCCAGTATATAAGATCAGTTCATACACACAGTAAATAAGATCAGTGACATCCAGCAAATAAGACCAGTATATACATCCAGCATATAAGATCAGTTCATACACACAGTAAATAAGATCAGTGACATCCAGCAAATAAGACCAGTATATACATCCAGTATATAAGATCAGTTCATACACACAGTAAATAAGATCAGTGACATCCAGCAAATAAGACCAGTATATACATCCAGCATATAAGATCAGTTCATACACACAGTAAATAAGATCAGTGACATCCAGCAAATAAGACCAGTATATACATCCAGTATATAAGATCAGTTCATACACACAGTAAATAAGATCAGTGATATCCAGTATATGACATCCAGCAAATAAGACCAGCATATACATCCAGTATATAAGATCAGTATATACACGCAGTAAATAAGATCAGTGATATCCAGTATATACATCCAGTATATAAGAtcagtatatacacacagcaAATAATATCAGTGATATCCAGTATATGACATCCAGTAAATAAGAccagtatatacacacagtaaacaAGATCAGTGATATCCAGTATATGACATCCAGTAAATAAGACAGTGAGTATATAAGTCGagtatatacatacagtgagtATATAAGACATCCAGTAAATAAGATCagtatatacatacaatatataagaccggtatatacatatattaccaCATCTAGTAAATAAGACCAGTAAATGCATACAGTATATAAGACATccagtatatacacacagtaaatAAGACCAGTGATATCCAGTATATGACATCCAGCAAATAAGACCAGTATATACATCCAGTATATAAGATCAGTATATACACGCAGTAAATAAGATCAGTGATATCCAGTATATACATCCAGTATATAAGAtcagtatatacacacagcaAATAATATCAGTGATATCCAGTATATGACATCCAGTAAATAAGAccagtatatacacacagtaaacaAGATCAGTGATATCCAGTATATGACATCCAGTAAATAAGACAGTGAGTATATAAGTCGagtatatacatacagtgagtATATAAGACATCCAGTAAATAAGATCAgtatatacatttaatatataagACCAGTATATACATATTATCACATCTAGTAAATAGTACCAGTATATGCATACAGTATATAAGACATCCAGTATATAAGACCAGTACATACATCCAGTAAATAAGAtcagtatatacacacagcaTATATTCTGGGTGTATATACTGATcttatatactgtgtgtatctACTGATCTTATAAGATTCATTTTGTTACTTTGTAACTGTGTTAATGTTGATTTGTTAAGGCCCCCTTTAGCACAGTCTTGTGTTTGTTACAGGCTGTGTTACAGGGTGGACTGTGTTACAGAATGTCGTACAGGCTTGATCCCGTTGTGACTCGATTCTCTCTTATGTTCCAGCGTGTCACATCCTGGAGTGTTCAGAGGGCTTGGCTCAGGAGGTGATCAGTACCATCGGCCAGGCCTTCGAGCTACGCTTTAAACAGTATCTGAAGAACCCCCCTAAGCTCGTCACCCCCCATGACAGGTGTGTACTCTGTGTGAGGGGGAAGGGGCATTGTTACGTGCTTTGCTCATTCATGCGAGTGTATGAGAACATTGAATGGTGACGGTGCCCAAATGGCTCCAGGGCATCTCTTTACATTCTGCGTGTCCATCCTGATCTATACTGCACATGATATCTCACACTAGAAGAGGGTTATTTAACCCAGGACCATACTGGAAGccattttggtgctatatagaaccgttTTCTAgtacaattgtgtgtgtgtgtgtgtgtgtgtgtgtgtgtgtgtgtgtgtatgtgtatatatatatatatatatatatatatcccacaAGCTCCCACACACAGACCACGACCATGAACCCAACCTTAGCCAATGGTCAATGCCAATCTGAGATGTGCTCCtttagcttatatatatatatgtttatatatacaacatatatatatgtttggcCAGCACAAAGGggtatattttgtgtgtgtgtgtgtgtgtgtgtgtgtgtgtgtgtgtgtgtgtgatatattatatatagtccCACAAGCTCCCACACACAGACCACGACCATGAACCCAACCTTAGCCAATGGTCAATGCCAATTTGAGATGTGCTCCTTTAGCTTAGAACGGAAGACGCtatgctaacattgctaacaaaaaCTGGACGTCAACGGTCACCAATATTCTCTCAGTAAATACACACCCAAATCTTAATTTCTATGGACAGATCAATCATCTGCTGGCTTCACAAACAAAGCAATTAAATctttcacactttttttttttttttcaggatggCCCCGTTTGATGGGTCAGCgtgggaggaagaggaagaggatttGGCCCCACCCCCAGACGTTCCGTACTATAATAACTTCCCCGGGAAACAGCCTCCCCCAGGAGGGCTGGTGGACATGAGAACACGTCCTGGACACAGCACAGGAGCAACGCTGGTGAGACCTTCTGACCTgcctcagtctgtgtgtgtgtgtgtgtgtgtgtgtgtgtgtgtgtgtgtgtgtgtgtgtgtgcctgtgtgttaaTGTCATTTCTTTCTGTGTTTCAGCCTTTTGGACAGCCTGGGATGAATGATATTCATAAGCAACCTCTGCCTCCTCTACCAGGTCAGTGTCCTGTACTCATGCAATCAGAAATATTCAACGCCAGTGGAAGGACACAGCAAATTCTTCGAGGACTAAATTATAGAAACACACCAGGCAATCCCGGAAGAGCATCGTGCAGAGCCAGAAGGGTGTTGGGTTCAGCGTTTCAGAATGTCGAAAGCAATCTTTGAAAAGCTGCATGTCCTGATCGGACCATCTGTAGGGCTAGTCGCTTCCAGCCTACGGCCACCCATGCCAACTGATAAGAGATTGGTCATGGCTTTTTACAAGCCGGGTACTTGTGCGGATTTGAGGATAACGAGGAGACGTTTGCCATAAGCATAACAGCAGCTGGTCGCTGTGTTTATGCTGCATGTCGAGCAATAACCTTCACAGCACTGCATTCACAGCTTCATACGCCATCGTTTAAACCTTTTGCACTTTATGTCTTCAGTGATATTCTAACATTCCCACCTCATCAGACACTGCCAAGAGTATAAGATCTCTAAAGAACTTCAGTTTGACACTGTGGAGAAACCGCTTAAGATCCttggaggaacctttaaggaacctttttcctctaaaaaaaaacattttctcgAAGGTTTCTGTGGAGAGgttcctcttaaggtgctttgatgaACCTTCAAGAAAGGATTTTTTTGAAAGAAAACAGCAAAGCTCCTTAAGAAGTTCCTTTATAGTTTCAGACTGAAGAACTTCCAGAAGTTCCTCATTACTTATACCATTTAAGGTTTGAGAGTGAGGGGGTTGAATATTTCTGATTGCAACCGTATAAtatctctctttcgctctctctcactctctcgcatTCCCTCCGTTACTCAGAGCGAGTCAGCATTTATTTTTAAGCCTCTGCTGCAGATCGGTGCCTCCTCTTATTGCGGGTCACTCCTGCAGCGTCGCTCTGAATAGCATCGCTAATGGCTATTTACCCGAGAATTAACCTTCCACCTTTTTCTCTCTCGTGCTCATTTGTTCTTTCTCAGTGGGAGGAAAGGACGGTGGCCTGTTCGACGATCCCTCGTATGTCAATGTGGATAAACCCCGCCCCCCAGTGGCTGCAGCCAATGGCAATGCTCACAGAGACGTGTTTGACATGAGTAAGTGTGATCGTTTCCTAGTCGCTCTTGCTTCTACCGAATCTGAATAGGTGCATGTCCCAGTCGTATCCATGCGTGTGCTGTGTCTCCACAGAGCCATTTGATGACGCTCTTGGGGTGACTGTGATGACAGCGCCCCCTCTGGCAGAGCAACTGCAGAACGAGCCCTGGTTCCATGGGCCCCTGAGCCGCAGGCAGGCCGAGAAGTTGCTCAGCAAAGACGGAGACTTCCTGGTGCGGGAGTCTGGCACGACGCCGGGCCAGTATGTGCTCACGGGGCAGCAGGGCGGCCAGCCCAAGCACCTGCTGCTGGTGGACCCAGAGGGAGTGGTGAGTTAAAAAGTTACACCCCACaacagtagggggagccctggagcAACAAAACCTAACAAGGGCTCTATGTATGTATGCTCTTCCATTAAATCTTGCTTCTTGTCTCTGCCGGCAGGTGCGTACCAAAGACCACCGCTTCGAGAGCGTCAGTCACCTGATCAGCTATCACATGGACAACCGGCTGCCGATCGTCTCCGCAGGAAGCGAGGTGTGCCTACAGCAGCCAGTGGAGCGTAGGGCCTGAAGGGGCCGGTCGTGCCCCGTTCTTCTGGCATTCTGTCCGCCGAATTGACTCCTTccttcctcctccctcctcgGACTCTTCTACCTAGACTCTTCTTCCAGAGAAAGGCTTACCTTTTTATTGTACAGGGAGGATGAACAAATCATTGCCTCAAAGCAagtgaaagggaaaaaaaggaacccTTCATACTTTGTCGTCAGTCCATCATGAACCTTCCAAGCAATCGTTGAACTCGAGGACCAACCGATTGAACGTTCTCACCGATTCAATTAGGCTTTAACAAAACGGCGCTATTCCAGCGGAGAAGAAAAAAGCCAAAAACCGACGTCAGCGTGGAATTAGCGCCGTCGCTTCTTCTTTGAGTTTAAGTTTGACTTGAGGTGCTGCTGGAAACACGGCGGCAAGCCTGGGCATTCAATTCGAGGAGCCGTGTCCTTTGACTCAGTGGAACAGAGCTGTCCATGTGCAGCACTCCAAAGATTGAGACTTCCAGTGCAGTCTTTCGAAAAACTGAGGCTAGAAGCTTGATCATGTACAGCCAGTGCGAGCACAGCTAGGCAGTAATGGGGAAACGGCAACTCCATGAGCCTCCTTATTTGAACGAGGATCACGCTTCACAGCTTACAGAATTCCTACTGGGAACGCTCCTCGAGTCCTCTCTGTTTGGGAATATGGCAGAACGCTCCCCACGATGGGTCCCGGATTCAGTGTCCTGAGACGTGTAACCTCAGTCCTGGAGGAGACCTGAGCAATGACTGGCTATATCATGACTGAATACAGAGTTGCGTCGCGGAGCAAGCGTTGTAATGACTCAAAAAGGGGGTAATTCAGGCTTCTCTATTGTCACCTAAAGGGGAATTCCCATCCTGTTGTGACGCCCTCTTCTGAAGCAGCCTGACGTCATCAGTCGTTTTTAAAAGGGTGGAGTTTGTCcggtatttttgtttttgtttgttttttaacgGTATGTTTTTTCCATTTTGCGTATTCTCTGCTTCTCTGTTCGCATCGACAATCTTATCTCCATGTGTTCCGGACTGCTTTTAGAACGGATGTGGAGATTTTGAGGTGTAGGGGTGGGGTTGGGTGGAGGGAGGAGAAAAAagtaaagagaagaaaaaagggtGAAGTAGTATTCTTAAAGAAAATGCCCAGAGTGCAGTAGGCAGAGTAGAGTACACGCTTCCGAATTAGAGTAGCATTAAGAGTCTATAAGAAGTCTAGCGCAAGACCGTAGTGATCACGCCTTGGGAAAGGGAACGGACACTCCGAGAAAAATTCCGGCGGGGGAGACGTGGTCATTTCGGGCGAGTTAGCCTACGATATGCAGTTTTTATGAAAACCACAGTGacgtggtttaaaaaaaaaaa
Coding sequences within it:
- the shc1 gene encoding SHC-transforming protein 1 isoform X3; this translates as MEYVDMNRLGGASRRVRVEGGQLGGDEWTRHGSFVNKPTRGWLHSDTVVSTTGVSYTVRYMGCVEVLQSMRALDFNTRTQVTREAISVVCEAVPGAKGAQRRRKPSSRCLSSILGKSNLQFAGMTISLTVSTSSLNLLATDCKQIIANHHMQSISFASGGDPDTAEYVAYVAKDPVNQRACHILECSEGLAQEVISTIGQAFELRFKQYLKNPPKLVTPHDRMAPFDGSAWEEEEEDLAPPPDVPYYNNFPGKQPPPGGLVDMRTRPGHSTGATLPFGQPGMNDIHKQPLPPLPVGGKDGGLFDDPSYVNVDKPRPPVAAANGNAHRDVFDMKPFDDALGVTVMTAPPLAEQLQNEPWFHGPLSRRQAEKLLSKDGDFLVRESGTTPGQYVLTGQQGGQPKHLLLVDPEGVVRTKDHRFESVSHLISYHMDNRLPIVSAGSEVCLQQPVERRA
- the shc1 gene encoding SHC-transforming protein 1 isoform X2, translating into MELVPKMKYAPFRSDSFSSTDETASNPSLPSSAPLTPLTPPGIPSSLSSSSLAPILPPASSPRAAENSPTTLCSFFPRMGSLRLGMSATLLPGLKAASRPEQVTGPREVQDAPATSSTPGALLPSLTAPSPPPRPPQDMNRLGGASRRVRVEGGQLGGDEWTRHGSFVNKPTRGWLHSDTVVSTTGVSYTVRYMGCVEVLQSMRALDFNTRTQVTREAISVVCEAVPGAKGAQRRRKPSSRCLSSILGKSNLQFAGMTISLTVSTSSLNLLATDCKQDTAEYVAYVAKDPVNQRACHILECSEGLAQEVISTIGQAFELRFKQYLKNPPKLVTPHDRMAPFDGSAWEEEEEDLAPPPDVPYYNNFPGKQPPPGGLVDMRTRPGHSTGATLPFGQPGMNDIHKQPLPPLPVGGKDGGLFDDPSYVNVDKPRPPVAAANGNAHRDVFDMKPFDDALGVTVMTAPPLAEQLQNEPWFHGPLSRRQAEKLLSKDGDFLVRESGTTPGQYVLTGQQGGQPKHLLLVDPEGVVRTKDHRFESVSHLISYHMDNRLPIVSAGSEVCLQQPVERRA
- the shc1 gene encoding SHC-transforming protein 1 isoform X1; translated protein: MELVPKMKYAPFRSDSFSSTDETASNPSLPSSAPLTPLTPPGIPSSLSSSSLAPILPPASSPRAAENSPTTLCSFFPRMGSLRLGMSATLLPGLKAASRPEQVTGPREVQDAPATSSTPGALLPSLTAPSPPPRPPQDMNRLGGASRRVRVEGGQLGGDEWTRHGSFVNKPTRGWLHSDTVVSTTGVSYTVRYMGCVEVLQSMRALDFNTRTQVTREAISVVCEAVPGAKGAQRRRKPSSRCLSSILGKSNLQFAGMTISLTVSTSSLNLLATDCKQIIANHHMQSISFASGGDPDTAEYVAYVAKDPVNQRACHILECSEGLAQEVISTIGQAFELRFKQYLKNPPKLVTPHDRMAPFDGSAWEEEEEDLAPPPDVPYYNNFPGKQPPPGGLVDMRTRPGHSTGATLPFGQPGMNDIHKQPLPPLPVGGKDGGLFDDPSYVNVDKPRPPVAAANGNAHRDVFDMKPFDDALGVTVMTAPPLAEQLQNEPWFHGPLSRRQAEKLLSKDGDFLVRESGTTPGQYVLTGQQGGQPKHLLLVDPEGVVRTKDHRFESVSHLISYHMDNRLPIVSAGSEVCLQQPVERRA
- the shc1 gene encoding SHC-transforming protein 1 isoform X5, whose product is MGCVEVLQSMRALDFNTRTQVTREAISVVCEAVPGAKGAQRRRKPSSRCLSSILGKSNLQFAGMTISLTVSTSSLNLLATDCKQIIANHHMQSISFASGGDPDTAEYVAYVAKDPVNQRACHILECSEGLAQEVISTIGQAFELRFKQYLKNPPKLVTPHDRMAPFDGSAWEEEEEDLAPPPDVPYYNNFPGKQPPPGGLVDMRTRPGHSTGATLPFGQPGMNDIHKQPLPPLPVGGKDGGLFDDPSYVNVDKPRPPVAAANGNAHRDVFDMKPFDDALGVTVMTAPPLAEQLQNEPWFHGPLSRRQAEKLLSKDGDFLVRESGTTPGQYVLTGQQGGQPKHLLLVDPEGVVRTKDHRFESVSHLISYHMDNRLPIVSAGSEVCLQQPVERRA
- the shc1 gene encoding SHC-transforming protein 1 isoform X4, translated to MNRLGGASRRVRVEGGQLGGDEWTRHGSFVNKPTRGWLHSDTVVSTTGVSYTVRYMGCVEVLQSMRALDFNTRTQVTREAISVVCEAVPGAKGAQRRRKPSSRCLSSILGKSNLQFAGMTISLTVSTSSLNLLATDCKQIIANHHMQSISFASGGDPDTAEYVAYVAKDPVNQRACHILECSEGLAQEVISTIGQAFELRFKQYLKNPPKLVTPHDRMAPFDGSAWEEEEEDLAPPPDVPYYNNFPGKQPPPGGLVDMRTRPGHSTGATLPFGQPGMNDIHKQPLPPLPVGGKDGGLFDDPSYVNVDKPRPPVAAANGNAHRDVFDMKPFDDALGVTVMTAPPLAEQLQNEPWFHGPLSRRQAEKLLSKDGDFLVRESGTTPGQYVLTGQQGGQPKHLLLVDPEGVVRTKDHRFESVSHLISYHMDNRLPIVSAGSEVCLQQPVERRA